From the genome of bacterium, one region includes:
- a CDS encoding YggT family protein produces the protein MFILSNFLIAFAGVLGLVLTIAYWLILVRVLISWVNPDPYNPIVQFLYKTTEPILEPTRKLLPFSLKFSIDISPIIAFLIIWFLKIFLVQTFIDLALKLK, from the coding sequence ATGTTTATATTGTCCAATTTTTTAATCGCATTTGCCGGTGTTTTGGGTTTAGTTCTTACCATAGCGTATTGGTTGATACTTGTCCGTGTTTTAATCAGTTGGGTTAATCCTGACCCTTATAATCCTATTGTGCAGTTTCTTTATAAGACTACCGAACCTATCCTTGAGCCGACAAGGAAATTACTCCCTTTTAGTCTAAAATTCAGCATAGATATTTCACCTATAATAGCTTTTCTAATAATCTGGTTTTTGAAAATATTTTTAGTGCAGACGTTTATAGATTTAGCGCTTAAACTAAAATAG
- the otsB gene encoding trehalose-phosphatase, whose amino-acid sequence MKKIFGAISLKSQLKNKYVMLFLDYDGTLVPITKTPDKAIIQKATKDLLKQLSKIHNCKLVIISGRDLKDIKKKVGIKNVIYVGNHGFQIQGPKVKFNSPISYGYKTTLKKIKSDLARKVCVIKGAFIEDKEISLSLHYRMVSPCHTSLLKTFFHDVTDCYLANNKIKIKKGKKVLEIRPAVDWNKGEAVLWLLARQQYILKNDKILSIYIGDDVTDEDAFRVLKNEGIGIFVGKPRKSYAGFYLKNPEEVRVFLIQLKEILG is encoded by the coding sequence ATGAAAAAAATCTTTGGCGCAATTAGTCTAAAGTCACAGTTGAAAAATAAATACGTCATGTTATTTTTGGATTATGACGGTACTCTTGTTCCTATTACAAAAACTCCGGATAAGGCGATTATTCAAAAAGCGACTAAAGATTTATTAAAACAATTATCGAAAATACATAACTGCAAATTGGTTATTATAAGCGGCAGGGATTTAAAAGATATAAAGAAAAAAGTCGGAATAAAGAACGTTATTTATGTCGGTAATCACGGTTTCCAAATCCAAGGACCAAAGGTCAAATTCAATAGCCCCATTTCATACGGATACAAAACTACTCTCAAGAAAATAAAAAGTGATTTAGCCAGAAAAGTATGTGTAATAAAAGGCGCTTTTATTGAAGATAAGGAGATCTCTTTAAGTCTTCATTATCGCATGGTAAGCCCTTGCCATACTTCATTACTGAAAACTTTTTTCCATGACGTTACCGATTGTTATTTGGCAAATAATAAAATTAAGATTAAAAAGGGCAAGAAAGTTCTTGAGATAAGACCTGCAGTGGATTGGAATAAGGGGGAAGCTGTATTGTGGCTTTTAGCAAGACAGCAATATATATTGAAAAATGATAAGATTCTGTCTATTTATATCGGGGATGATGTAACCGATGAGGATGCTTTTAGAGTATTAAAAAACGAAGGTATAGGTATTTTCGTGGGGAAGCCCAGGAAATCTTATGCGGGATTTTATCTTAAAAATCCAGAAGAAGTGAGGGTTTTTTTAATTCAGCTTAAAGAAATATTAGGATAA